A genomic region of Ammospiza nelsoni isolate bAmmNel1 chromosome 3, bAmmNel1.pri, whole genome shotgun sequence contains the following coding sequences:
- the LOC132071615 gene encoding sulfotransferase 6B1-like: MEKSRKIFIGLLDKAVAAASSMRRDELLFSYKGILYPTTLCSPEIFKALESFEARKDDVILAGYPKSGTNWLSQILTDLIAISQKKTPGSESSVNAEEPEEFPYLEVGDAEKYERMTKLPSPRFIVTHLRAENLPKSIFQNNAKILLLIRNPKDVATSFYHFCNGLTALPSYETWDDFFTDFMTKKMAWGCYFEYLSEWNKYADKENVMTITYEEVKENPALSVKNIATFFGIPLTEEQLQLVVDRSSFQSMKKKSDKTHGSFGNVLFRKGGVSDWKNLFTEDQNEKMDKAFEGHIAGTKLGKKLKYDLYCKA; this comes from the exons atggagaagtccaggaaaatatttattggtTTGCTAGATAAGGCAgtggcagctgccagctccatgCGTCGTGATGAACTGCTCTTTTCTTACAAGGGAATTCTCTACCCTACTACTCTTTGCAGTCCTGAAATTTTCAAAGCCTTGGAGTCCTTTGAAGCCAGAAAGGATGATGTAATTTTGGCAGGATACCCTAAATCTG gcACAAACTGGCTAAGTCAAATCTTAACTGATCTGATAGCCATATCTCAAAAGAAAACACCAGGTAGTGAAAGCAGCGTGAATGCTGAAGAACCAGAAGAATTCCCCTACCTCGAAGTTGGAGATGCTGAGAAATATGAG CGAATGACCAAATTACCTTCTCCAAGATTTATAGTTACTCATCTCCGTGCTGAAAATCTTCCCAAATCTATCTTCCAAAACAATGCCAAG ATATTGTTACTGATTCGTAATCCAAAAGATGTTGCTACATCTTTCTACCACTTTTGCAATGGCCTGACTGCTCTTCCCTCCTATGAGACCTGGGATGATTTCTTCACAGATTTCATGACAAAGAAAA TGGCCTGGGGATGCTATTTTGAATACCTCTCTGAATGGAACAAATATGCTGACAAAGAAAATGTTATGACAATAACTTATGAAGAGGTAAAAGAG AATCCTGCCCTGAGTGTGAAAAACATAGCCACGTTCTTTGGAATTCCTCTGACTGAGGAACAGCTCCAGCTGGTGGTAGACAGGAGCAGCTTCCAGTCCATGAAGAAAAAATCAGACAAGACCCATGGGTCATTTGGCAATGTTCTCTTTCGCAAAG GTGGTGTAAGTGACTGGAAGAATCTTTTCACTGAAGATCAGAATGAGAAAATGGACAAAGCATTTGAAGGACATATAGCAGGAACGAAACTTGGGAAAAAGTTGAAGTATGACTTGTACTGCAAAGCCTGA